The nucleotide sequence TATAATCCATGTTCCATGAGGTGgacgaaaaataaaataatgaggTAAAAATAATATAGAAATTATGTTAGAATTGATATTAAACACTTAGATGTGTTTCCTAAGAAAAACACTTACTTGAAAAAAGGCACCTAGGGAGCGGTTCAAGAAGCATCAAGTATTTAACGcgggtttggtattgttgtactttaaaaaaaagttgcttctgctgtgttgtgagaataagcaactgtgaaataaagcagcagagtgtttggtaaacttttttgtaaaagtgcttttgaaaaaaaaaaagagtagtattatagtgtttggtaaacttttatgtaaaacagatgtgaaaaaaagtcggtttttcaaagctgggttttgcagcttcttgtttttggctttttttcacctgaaactgaagctgaatgtttaccaaacacaaaaaagctCTCTGCTTTTTTTGATActaacttttttcagaatcacctaaGTATCAAACCAGGGCTTAGTAGGTGATCTTCCAAAAAGCGCTTCTATAGCCTAAGAATACttaggttttttcttttttttttcctgctaaATGTagtatggattttttttttggttgtgaaAAAACCCTTTTGGTCCTTACAAAAAAACACTCtcaagagattttttttttttttttttttttaaagttttcttTATTAGATAAGATAGGTTTGATACAACAAAACATTCTGATCAAAAATCAATGTCCAAGAAATTTGAACACGGACAATTAAACTTACTGCAACATTTAGAAATTGGGTGTCCATAGAACAAAACGTCATAAGGAGATTTCATTGATAGATTGAATCTTTATGTTCATCATTGTTTTGTGTAATCTACTATGAATACATACGTATGTAGATGCtgtaacatgatttttttttttaacaaacgatattatccacaCTAAGAGAATGGAGGAGTggctaagccttacaatgggctTGCCATAGTAATGTGATTCAACTTTGCTTTTGACAataatcgaacttaaaatctctTACTTAATGATGATGCTAGAGAGACCATCTTTGCAGAACATCTTTTTGTAGACCAGATGTTACGTCAGTTGGTGATTGAAatcattctttaaatcattaaaaatatAGTCCAACCATCAATCATCACATCTTgtagtttacaaaatattattggGTATATAAAACTTAATTGGTTAGTAGTAATTTCTAATAGCATGGCATTTGCTGAGGGTTGTGCTATAGAACAATCAAGCATGTAAAGTCTcaagttaaatattaaaatctatGAGACTAAGACAAACCATTATAACCCTTGGAGTGCTTTTGGAGAACCACAAGTACTCAATTGCTCAACAATAAAAGTATAGAGAGACCATAAAGCTAGTAAAACCCACATCATTACAGCTCAGTAACCCAAAAGTACTATCCGTTGCCTTTTAAGGAGTTTAAATTTTCTGTCCCCAAAATTCTCTGTTGTGTTTCTATGACCTATCTCATTTGTTGACACTTGATCATTCATTTAAACATCTCTTAAAAGCTAAAGATAAATTAAGTCAAAAAGACACGTGTTACTCAAGTAGATAAGTCATAGAAAGGCCACATAAAATTTTGAGTACAGAAGATTTTGAATTTCCTTCCAAGTGAGTGATAGATGAGTCATTGGTGGCTTTGCTTTGTCATACCTAATTGTTCATGAAGAGTACATCGATTTGAAAACTTCCATTTGCAAGAGCCAACTACTGAAACAAAACATAGGAAATCAAGGGAGATACAATGTCATTATCTAAGGTGGAGTGATTTCATTATCATGACTCTTTTATACTTTATTAATAAGAGGTATGTGTATAAGGTAATGACATTGATAGTTCGTATATCAAATAATCATATAGCATCATGGCAGTAACATCGAAAAAATTCGTTGTATGTAAAAGAAGTATATAAAAGTGGGAAAAGTAAAGAGAATCGATTATCAATCAAATTAGCTAGATGAGAGAATTGGTCCAACAACCATCCCGCTCCTTTCATTCTCCTAAAGCGGCTACACACCAACTCCCACCTTCTAAAGTAAAAGCAACGAAACAATCTTTTTGTACAAAAAGGAACAGTCGCCACCTTAAGCTACAATACATCTCTCATTTCATCACCATATGATCCATGATCTttgatcagagagagagagagagagagagagagagagagagagagagagagaaggaagggAGCGTGTGTAGACAAAGAAACATAAAGGGAAAAGCCGAAGGGAGGAGGACTTCCCTCTTTCCGTAGAAAGTTAAACAACCTTCCATGGCTCCTCTGATTCTATTATCTGTATAAAGAAACCCTTCCTTCGTCACTGAGATCATCACTTGCAAGAAGCCAAAAGTACTgaaagatctctctctctctctctctccctctctctctcttttcattTATTAAAACACACCACAAGCTGCCGCCAATGTTGCTTAGGAGCTCCATTCACCACACCAAGAAGTTCTTCCAGAAAACCCTAGGGAGCTTGAAGAACTTCTTCTCTGACGGAAGCTACCAAAAGCTCCCAAAATCCCCCACTTTCCACAGCTACGACAACCCCTTTCCCCATGCTTCTGCTTCTACTTCTGTTTCTGTCGTTGACAACATGAATAATCTCCACGCCACAACATACAAAGACTTGGACAAGTTGTACACCGACTTCACAGACCAATGGGATTCAAAAATCGAAAACATCAGGCGATCGACGAACAAGAAGAAACATCCCTCCACACCCGCCAAATCACAACATCTTCATAAAGATCATGTTCAAAACCCTTCAAGCTTATCTCCACGGCCACTCAATTCACATCCTGCAGCTGCAGGTTCtcctcctgcaaagattgaagcCTTTTCAAAGGAATCGAGGGCCGTGGGAAGGGGTTGTTTGGTGGAACAGAAGCTGAAGGAGTTGGAGATGTTGGACGTGAGCAATGTAGATCATGTTTTGGACATCGAAGAGGTTCTTCATTATTATTCTAGACTCACTTGTCCTGCCTATTTAGAAATTGTGGAAAAGTTTTTCATGGAAATGTATTCGGAGTTTTTCTCTCCGGCAGCCGCAACTCCGGCACGCAGCGTCAATTCTGGCCTGAGGCCGAGGCCTGTGAGGTCCTAACTAAACTTTTGGAAATTTGAGAGATGGGAAAAAAGTTACTAGTGATTAAATCATTCCACTTGTATTTAAACCTCTCATCAGTTATTGTACTTTACATTCTATTATTCTTATGTTAGTTTGTGGTCGACATTTGTTTCaattgtttgtgtgtgtgaCAACCTCTCTCTGAATAATCTGATTTCTTGATTCATTCTTCTTTGATTCGTACTGATGAATTTAACTTGCAATTCTGACTATATATTTCTTAAAAGTTTTAGTATTTTAGCGTCATGCTGAATTGGATGGATTTAGGTAATACAAATTTTAACCTTTTGctttaaaataaagtaaaaaaggTAGTCGGAAAACATATGCTTTAACATCCCGCGAAGGGCTCGTTTTGACAGTACTACTAGAAAGCTTAAAATACGTTCGTATAATTAAAAGTGTTATGGCAACAATTGGAAGAATAACTCAAATGTGGATTTAACAACACGGTTTAGTGTCTTTGGGAAAATCATCTACAAGCGTATTATAAAGAGTAGTAGAAGTTTTTCTATAGTAAACATTTTCAAACGGACCCTAACCTGCATAAGAGTGATTAATGAATAACAAATattctttttcttaaaaaaaaaaaaaaaaaaaaaaaaaaaggccattGCATTTGTTAGAACATTATCTTTTTGTTCACATCGCTCAATAAAATCTAATTtacctaattttttttgtttaattttttatgaccAACACGGTTGCAACTTGCAACGATTCATATTAATAAGGGCAGAATAAAGTCATTGGTCTACTGGTATATTTCACTTCCATAACGTTGGAAGGATTTGACGGACGAATATGGATTAAATCTTTAGTTGTAAGTTGTAACTTTGAATTATGGGCTATTGGACCAAGGCAACAAAAAGATTGATGAAGCTTAACACGTATGGTGTTTGTTCTGATTTTACCAACccaatttgttttttgttatgcAACCCAATTTGTTTAATGGATCAGGCATCTCATCTCATTTTGTCGGTTACAGTAACACTAGCCCAAAAACTTTTGTTGGGTACAGTAACACTAGCCCAAAAGTACTTCCTTTATTGGTAAAACTAGCCCAAATACTTGGACCGCACACGATGATTCTGTGTTAGACAATCTATCAAAAATTGGGGTAGGGAAACCAAATTTGAGGCCTCATCTTATATCAGTAAGAGAAGTACTACTATACTAAAAGCTAGTTTAATGGTGTTAcatttttttcactttcttttacAGGAGACTAATATT is from Pyrus communis chromosome 10, drPyrComm1.1, whole genome shotgun sequence and encodes:
- the LOC137746925 gene encoding uncharacterized protein, whose product is MLLRSSIHHTKKFFQKTLGSLKNFFSDGSYQKLPKSPTFHSYDNPFPHASASTSVSVVDNMNNLHATTYKDLDKLYTDFTDQWDSKIENIRRSTNKKKHPSTPAKSQHLHKDHVQNPSSLSPRPLNSHPAAAGSPPAKIEAFSKESRAVGRGCLVEQKLKELEMLDVSNVDHVLDIEEVLHYYSRLTCPAYLEIVEKFFMEMYSEFFSPAAATPARSVNSGLRPRPVRS